aaagtttttagtagtgaaaaaaatatatatattaaaagttcaaataaaaaccatttttcctctaaagtaatttaaaaaatgaaagtaaacaaaattggtatcgctgcgtccgtaaaagtctgaactgttacaatataccgttacttaacgcgcacggtgaacgccgtaaaacatttaaaacgccaaaatcgctgtgttTGTCaacttagcgctaaaaaaaaatgtaataaagtgatcaaaaaatagtaccgataaaaactacggctcgtcccgcaaaaaataagccctcacaccgctcaatctacgGAAAAATGAGatcgttatggctcccagaatgcggtgaaacagaacaatttttttttaataaaaagtttttgggttttatttttaaataaaaaaacctatagaaatttggtatcaccgtaatcgtattgagtcgcagaataaagttaagttgtcatttttaccgcacgatgaaagtcgtaaaaacgaaacccaaaaaaacaatggaggaatcgcagtttttttccccaatttcagcccccaaagaattttttttccgtttcccagtacattatatggcactttaaatgggatcaatagaaactacaactcctcctgcaaataaTAATCCCGCACaccgctctactgacggaaaaataaaaaagttctggctctcgcggggagtgaaaaacagaaatgaaaaatcaaaaaatagctttgtcctaaaggggttaaatgggtagaGTATGAAGTGTATGATCGGCTACACCAGCTACTTCCAATAGTCCAGACACCCGACTGTTTGACCCGTGGACCTGGAAGCATCAGATCTGCAGGATTGGACaaggtgccggactatcggacgaggtgccggactatcggacgaggtgccggactatcggacgaGGTGCCGGACTATTGGACTGCTGGATTTTTTTTCCGGAATAACCATATTGTTCTCTCTCCCAGGTGGCCAGATCCCAAGGGAAGGGGATTTTCCTTTTCCGGAAGCTGAAGGACATCATTGACTGGAGGAAGGTGACTCTGGTGTCCTGCGGCCGGGGAAGGTGGTGACGTCATCCTAGATGGCGGCAATCTAACAAGTCGTTTCCATGTTTCTCAGGACGTCAGCCGCACAGATGAGGAAAGAGATGAGGTCCCTGTAGAGAATTACGTGGCTCAATGTTATATAGAGAATCCATACCTGATCGGGGGTGAGAGAAGCTTCCGTGGCCTGTGACGTGGACTCCGCACCCCTCCCCCGTATTACGCATGTGTGCCTACGTAGCATCGATTATTGATTGGGGTTCCTGCGCATACGCACTGATCTTGATGTTTATATGGGTACGATCACACGGCGCATATACGCTGCCTAAAAGCACACAGTGCATCTGCCCTGTTCGCCGCAGGAAatttccggctgaaaaaccgcaccaatttgtggtgcagttttttcgtccgaaatgtccgctgcggaaaactgcacgtaaaaagaaaaaaaaaaagtgatacgtagccatggcgacacgtccctcttcggcctgcagccccgcctcctgggatgacgtttcatcccttgtgacaactgcagcctgtgattggctgcagcagtcacaagggatgaaacatcatcccaggaggccgacctggacgaagaagcacagaattctgggtaagtataagatttaaaaaaattttttttttttctaagttgcgatttttgcggcagaattgcagcttttccgccacaaaaaccgCAATATTTGTTATTTACCTCCGCATCGAATTCAACGaagaaaacctgcaacacaaaagcagcgattccgcaaatacaattgacacgctgcggattaaaaaaaacgcaccacagatctttttccgctcatcatttacgcagcgtgcggatgaggtttgttcaaatcaTAATCCGCTCTACTGCTACCGTATAATGCTGTGGATTCCCCGCAACGAAACCCGTTGCGAAAAATTCTCCGTATTTACGCTGCCTGTGAACTGACCCTACAGTCGTCTCTTTCGACTTTAGCTGGAATATGTATAGCAAAAATCTCCGCAGACATCTGGTGACAATGACATCTCCATTGTCTTGTGATCTGCTGTCCCCTATAGATGACATATGGTTATTTCCATACTGTCCTCTATCTTCCTCCGATCTAGGCCGTAGGATAACAGTGCGATTTCTGCGAGTAATATGGCGGGCGAGAGCTGGGGTACAACATTCAAACAGACAGGTTTGATTTttctggggaggggggggggggcggacacATCACcggtatgagggggggggggttatggtaGAAGTTTTTTGTAAGTACATATGTGTATACTTCATTTACAGGGAGAAAATTTGACCTGCGGGTGTACGTTTTAGTCGCATCGGTAAGATACGTTCCTTGGTGTAGTAATTTCACTTACCTaccatatatagaaatatatttcCCACagacaccactaggtggagctgacTGAAGATGAACTCGTTATAGAGGCCaaggggagctgtatatatccataTGTAgtgagtgagctccccctggtggtggctgcgGGCAGCAAGAATTCTATCTATTAACACTGTCGGCATGGttcggagctctgtatcagaaaaatggttaaagaaatatatattatgaaattaattagCACGAGATTATTGATCGATAGAGACAATTGTATATATTCAGATTTTATTAACTGCTACATACCTGGCTGTTCCCGATCTGTCATTTACTACTCACTTGTAATTAGGGGTGTACAAATTTACTAGCCCCATTTCAGCTTCACGATCTACCAGCTCATAGCGCCCCTCTTGtacatgtctggtattgcagctgagccccATTTATACCCCACAGACACGattggatctttttttttttaaatgtaatctccgacaacccctttaatttgatcCTAAACCTACACCCTATAACACGTTGTCGCTCATGCAGTGTCGCTCTTCTCTTGCAGTACATCCCCCTCCGGGCTTGGCTTTACCGGGATGGTTTCGCCCGATTCTCAAACACCCGCTTCACGCTCAGCAGCATCGACGATCAGTGTATCCTTATACTAACCGAGCCTATACCCAAAATTGTGGGacttgaagttctgcagcagctgagtcaCCGGGATGAAGTCTAATATCGCACCTCTCAGTCATTGGGCGTCATTGAGCTTAGTCGTCGCTGCTGCTTTTATTTGCCCTTCACCTCCCCCTACAGATATTCACTTGACTAATGTGGCGATCCAGAAAACGGCTCCAGATTacgatccagagaaggtgagacACCCCAAATCCTTTCCTcttaggggggggggtcattgaCTACATGTGATGTCGAGTAACTGCACCACCTAACGGCTTGGTTTATAAAGCAATGCACTTTAGTGTTGTGCAACCCGTGGCTCTCTggctgttgtggaactacaacttccagcatgccctATAAGTTGCAGAGCATTGGTATAGTGTTTGGTGTAAACACTACATCACCCACAATGCACCACCATAGACCATGAACCATGTGCAGACACCGAACCAGCAGGGGGCAGTCATGAGATGTCAAGTTGAGAGTGAACAGGAAACAAGCAGATTCTTGATGGCAGCttaggatgtgactggagtagaaaatCAGTACACGTATGTATCTGCAGAGTTACtctacatcatatatatatatatatatattcctcttAGGGCTGCAAATGGATGATACAGCAGCTGCGGCAGTACCTGACGGCCAAACACGGCCCCGCAGCGGTGGAGACCCTCTTTCAGAACATGGACAATATCTTCATCAAGAGCCTTCACAGCGTCCAGAAGATCATCATCAACGACAAACATTGCTTCGAGTTGTACGGATACGACATCCTGCTGGACGAGGACCTGAAACCGTGAGCGGCTCCTCCTCTGTAGTCAGTGCGGGGTTAACCTTTCTGGtgttttttggggattttcacTTTAAATCTTACCTTCCAAAACCCATAGCATTTTTATTCTTCCGTCCATAAGAGGGCTgcggtttttttgcgggacggttgtagattttcacagcaccatttattgtaccggaaACCAATACTTTATGGGGTGGAATCGGAaaaagaaaaccagcgattcctcccttttttttttttgggggcacCTCCGAGGGGGCCGGCCCCGTTTCTAACCACTTAAAAGCAACTGCGGCATCTTgagcgcggcatctaaggggttaaacgagcataTATCGCTCCTTACACGGAAGTGTCCACTTCGTACTCTCCCCCCCCGACCTGTGCCGTATGTAAACTGCGGACATAGGGAAgggttaatttttaatttttttcaggcCGCCGGAAGAAAACGTAAGACTTTATATAAGAAACAAAATACAGATTTACTATTAAATGTTACATTGTATAAACAGCGGTTCTGCGGTTACCATAGAAACCGATCGTTGCTACGCGACTCTGAGAAGTTCCGCTTTCCGCCATCTTCTGATATTCTCCGCAGGTGGCTGCTGGAAGTTAACGCTTCGCCCTCCCTGACCGCCAGCAGTCAAGAAGATTACGACCTGAAATGCCGTCTCTTGGAAGACACCCTGCACGTGGTGGACATGGAAGGAAGGTGAGACACCGGTCTATTACATGGTGAGGAACGGAaactctctgcttgctgtcaacgaATGGGAACATACTgtacaggctgaaaaaaaaatcaatcctGATCACAAAGCtgcggtttgttacaatgtatcagtaagAGGCGTCAGGAGAGAGATGTGTCCTGCTGCTGCGTTTAGCTCACATAGAATCCGCTAcagcattgtaacaaaccctcagctttgCGAAAACGCCAAGGCTGATTTTCAGACtctgggttgtccaggattagaaaaacatggctgcttccagaaacagtgccacacctgtacatgggttgtgtctggtattgcagctcaactccgccaagttgcaataccacacacaacctgaggacaggtgtggcgctgtttgtggAAGAAAGACATGTTTTACTAATCCAAGACAACCACTTCAATGGtaccattcattgacagcaagcatagaccttgaaaatggtgagaaatcaaAACACAAAATTATTTTAACTGTTTGTAGGACTTGTCACTGTACATCGATGACGATGATGATGAATTTACAAAATACGGAAAAACCCTTTCATCTTTTTTCTGTAGACTAACAGGGAAGGAGAAGCGGATCGGGGGCTTCGACCTCATGTGGAACGACGGCCCCGTATCCCGAGACGATGGACAGCTGGACGGCGTCAGCAATGGAACGTTTATGGCGAATACACACTTAGGTGAGAGACGACTTTATATTACAATGCATCCTGCCCTTCCCCCGACATTTACTGACTTCCCCTCCCCCACCTTTGCAGGCTACGTCAATGACCGGAAGAAGAACCTGAGACAATTAATGAAAACCGTCAGTAAGAAATCATCGACCGCTCAATAAACGCAAGGAAAATCTGAAATCTCGTCCATTGCATTTAGTAttgggtgggggagggggagggggttcAGCGGTATTGCCCACGGCAACCAGACGCAAAACAATAGCTGGAATCTGGGTCTTTTGgcgccattttattttttttaaacaatgggttaaattctgaaaaattgcgCCATTTTTTGCACAGAAAAATAAAGCGACACGTTTCGCCCCAATTTTTATAAAACTACCGACACTTACAAGACCGGCGCGTCCCCCCGTTACTCATCCGTTCAAAACTTTATCGATCGCCTTGAGTTCGTCCGGATCCAGCGGGTTCAGGTTAAAGCCTTTCAGCTCTGGTTTACCTGTAGGTAGAAAACTGAAGCTCGTAAATAGCggaaaaggaggggggggggggggttcgttcCCACTAATAAGCGGAGGTTTACGAGCGATCATAGACGGGGAAGACACGGATCCGGCCCCCCCTGCATTTACCTTGCGCCTCGTACAACTGGTTCACCTTCACTTTCAGCTGCGAGCGCAGACTTTTGATTTCCGCATCCAACTGTTCCTGATCTGAAGGGGGCGAGACCGGCATCAACCTCCGAAACCAATCTGCCGCCATTAACCCTCTCAGGCCCGGACCTGTCACACTCACCTCGCCGAATCATTTTCTCGATTTTATCTTTCGGAAGTTTGATAAACATATTGCCGAAGCAAACGGCCACCGGCGGCCCTGCGAATACAAAGTGAGGTTACCGAGGAAGAGTCAGCCAGGAAAAGTCTTATAATCCGGTACTTGATGGTCCGGAAATCCTGATAATCTGGTGAGTCCGATTCTGGATTAGCAGTAGTTTACCGGATAGTCCAACTCCGCAGGATCTGTGTTCTGGTGTATCAGGTAAAGAACTGCTAATCCAGCGTAGGACTATTCGCAGCCCACAGGACTACCAGGTGCTGGATTAAAGGAAGGTTTTGATAATCTGGCACCTTGACGATCTTaaatgccggattatcggaatttcACTGAACTTTGGCGCAGTATTCACCCACCTGGCTGAGAGGGGTCTCTGCTCAGCGCTCGTAACGCCTCCCTATTCTGATTCCTCTTAATGTCGAGGTCCACAATCTGAAATATAAAATACTAGACAGTTGTCACCCCGCACCCACCATCAAGAGCCCCCCAAATAATCACCCGCTCATCAGTGATAAACCGCTACTAGAGCTCATGTATCGGGACTGGGGGGGCACTGATCGGTGGACGGATCTTTGGGGTTGCCACAGTTGGACGGTGACTCTTGGGGCGCAGGTTTGAGCCTCTATAGGACACAACGTGCGACCACGACACACCCGGTTGCCCAGGACCACATTGTTGGGGTAAAGGGGCAAAGTCTTGCCCAGAGCCGCCGTGATGAGTGACCGGTCCAGCAGTGACCATCGATGATCGCTTTAGCGACAATAACTCAGCACTGTATCTCACCAACGTGTTGTGGCTTTAGATTTAGGGGGGCTTGGAGACACCTAGATTGTTCCTGCTGTAATATCACAAATCACGAGATCCAGTGGTGGCCCTTTTGGAGATCTAATGTTGGCGCTATGGGCAGCACTAGGATGTAACATACTCCCCTACAAAACAAGGAAGAACGCCCAACAGAGCATAGAAGTGTCATGACAGCCCATACTAGTGGAGACTTCCGGTATCAGAATTTATACTGCCTTCAATGAgagctgtatatagatctgcatgtagtgagctccctctaatggtgactgcaggtagtgaAAAGGTTATCATGTAaatctataggagctgtatatttgTAGtgggctcctcctagtggtgactgcatgtAGTAGATAATGTaaatctatgggagctatatatatttgtatgtagtgagcgccccctagtggtggctgcaggcagcagcatGTTATGCAacgctatgggagctgtatatatctgtatgtagtgatctccctctagtggtggctgcaggcagtagaatgttatctaactatgggagctgtatatagctGTATGTAGTGCGCTCCCCCTAGCTGTGGCTGCAAGTAGTAGAATGTtaggtaactctatgggagctgtatatatctgtatgtagtgatctccctctagtggtggctgcaggcagtagaatgttatctaactatgggagctgtatatagctGTATGTAGTGCGCTCCCCCTAGCTGTGGCTGCAAGTAGTAGAATGTtaggtaactctatgggagctgtatatatctgtatgtagtgatctccctctagtggtggctatagGCAGCAGAATGGTAtcctgtaactctatgggagctgtatatatctgtatgtagtgatctccctctagtggtggcagcaggatgttatcatgtaactctatgggaggcaCTGTGCTTGTAGTATTGATATTTAGGGGGCACTCTGCAGGCAGTATTGTTGTTtttcaggaggggggggggggcactgtgctgTTACTGTTGATGTAAGCACCTTGCTCGGCCTGTATTATGTACGGTCAGGGTTTACAAAGGAAAAAACCCGCTCATATCTTCTACGGTAGCTCCACCGCCCCATCCCATATTAGAGGAAATATCTCCTAACAGTCCCTATCCTTAACCTCAGTCTGCAGGATATTCCACCCACTACAACTTCAGTCCCTGCTGCACCAGCCTTTACCTGCCGCCTGTCCACCAGCACATCCTCGGctttcctctccacctcctgcagATAAGCCAGAACGGTCTCGGACGCCTCATATTTCTCCATGTTGTCACCCGGTCGGTGCCGCTGACAGCGCTTACAATATACGTCACGTTGTAATAGCAGGAGCTTTATAGTTGTAGGAACCACGACAAAATGGCGATGGAGACCGTTTCAGTAGTTCATTTGAACCTCTTGTGACGAGTAAAATTGCACCATCTAGCGGTCACAATACGTAATATCCACTTGATATTTGCAGGACACGCGCCCCCTGGTGGTGAAACGCGATAAGAACCGAAAATAAAAGGTGGTCACAAGACACATTCTCCAGTCCAGACCTGCTGTAGTGTGGAGTAGTCACAGCAATGATGGCGGGGTGAGCTGGAGCTTGTAGTTCGACACCAGCTTTGAGCTTGCTGCATAGTTTCACCACATTCAGGGATTTCTCCCTGGTTGCTCTGTGTTGGTATAAACCATAGACGTGCCGTATAACATGCAGTATTAATTGGATTTCTGCTGCATTACCGTACCCAATGATGCCTACAAACCCGGGGGTACCCTATGTGGCAcattagaagacaccagtattataagtggCATGTTCTCGGTGGGGGGCCCTGGTTCAGGTTCTTTATTGGTGCCCAGGaactttaggccttgttcacacggcactaaaaaaaaagcgacatgtaaACGTGTCAAATATTCTAGTggtttttgtaaagcgcttttgaAACTACAAGCGTTTTTAAGCGTTTtcgtcttgtgtttttttttacgtgttttctgcgggttttttggcgcataattaggactcccataaaAACTGGCGGAAAAAAATGCGCTGTATGCAGAAACGGCGCACTTTCACATTGATATCAAAGGGAAActtaaatcaagtttttttgatgcgtcaaatacacgccgtgtgaacagtgggaggccccgctgcacaactgagcaacaagacaagtacattagagtctctagtttgagaaattgacgcctcacaggtcctcaactggcagcttcattaaatagtactcgcaaaatgccagtgtcaacgtctacagtgaagaggcgactccgggatgccggccttcagggcagagtggcaaagaaaaagccatatctgagactggctaataaaaggaaaagattaatatgggcaaaagcacacagacattggacagaggaagattggaaaaaagtgttatggacagacgaatggaagtttgaggtgtttggatcacacagaagaacatttgtgagacgcagaacagctgaaaagatgctggaagagtgcctgacgccatctgtcaagcatgggggaggtcatgtgatggtctggggtaaagtgggagatttgtacaaggtaaaagggattgtgaataaggaaggcgatcactccgcaacgccatgccataccctgtggacagcgcttgattggagccaatttcatcctacaacaggacaatgacccaaagcacctccaaatgatgcaagaactatttagggaagaagccggcagctggtattctatctgtaatggagtggccagcgcagtcaccagatctcaaccccatagagctgttgtgggagcagcttgaccgtatggtacgcaagaagtgcccatcaagccaatccaacttggaggggcttctggaagcatggggtgaaatttctcccgattacctcagcaaattaacagctcgaatgccaaaggtctgcaatgctggaattgctgcaaatggagcgaccaaagcaaagtctgaaggagaaaattattatttcacataaaaatcattatttctaaccttgtcaatgtcttgactatattttctagtcatttgataaatataagtgtgagttttcatggaaaacacaaaattgtctggatgaccccaaacttcTGAACGGTAGTGAATATATAAAGCTGTTTTGGGATTTCTGATGTCCGGTCTCCCCCTGTTCTCCGTCTATTCAAGGCGTTGTtcagtttgtatttatttgtagaATATATAGACATCTATTgtcccctgttatcagccacAACATTGACATACATATGTGTGAATGATATTAGCAGGTCATCCTATAGCACTGGAGATATGGCACATAAAGAAATGGTCACTCACCCCTGTATCCCGCCGCCCCTCAGCCTGTAAtgactgataacagggaacaatagattgtatttaccTCCACAAGAAAATAGACTTGCAGCATCTCTTTATAATTTACGAGGTATAATGAAACACTTCCGATTTACCCCAGACCCCCTCCCCAGCCTCACCCCCACTGAGCTGGTGACATCACATGAATGTAGGGAAATGAACAGTAATTCAGTAATTTTCCCCACCCGACACCCAATGATTATCATTTATATTGTGAGAGGGGGCAGACGAGTCCTAGGgagagaaacaatggagcagtcAACGTGCcccccctgtgttattatacaatcaatgtgacccccctgtgttattatacaatCAACGTGCCCCCCCTGTGTTATACAATCAATGTGACCCCGTGTGTTATTATACAATCAATGTGACCCCGTGTGTTATTATACAGTCAATGTGACcccccctgtgttattatacaatCAACGTGCcccccctgtgttattatacaatcaatgtgaccccctgtgttattatacaatcaatgtgaccccctgtgttattatacaatcaatgtgaccccctgtgttattatacaatcaatgtgaccccctgtgttattatacaatcaatgtgaccccctgtgttattatacaatCAATGTGACCCCGTGTGTTATTATACAATCAATGTGACCCCCCTGTATTACTGTACAATCAATGTGACCCCCCCTGTATTATTATACAATCAATGTGACCCCCGTTATTATACAATCAATGTGAcccccctgtgttattatacaatCAATGTGACCCCCCTGTTATTATACAATCAATGTGAcccccctgtgttattatacaatcaatgtgccccctgtgttattatacaatcaatgtgaccccccctgtgttattatacaatcaatgtgacccccctgtgttattatacaatCAATGTGCCCCCCTGTATTACTGTACTATCAATGTGCCCCTGCATTACTGTACAATCAACGTGACCCCCCTGTATTATTATACAATCAATGTGACCCCCCTGTTATTATACAATCAATGTGACCCCCCTGTATTATTATACAATCAATGTGACCCTCTGTATTACTGTACAATCAACGTGACCCCCCTGTATTACTGTACAATCAATGTGCCCCCCCCTGTATTATTATACAATCAATGTgccccctgtgttattatacaatcaatgtgccccctgtgttattatacaatCAATGTGACCCCCCTGTATTACTGTACAATCAATGTGCCCCCCTGTATTACTGTACAATCAATGTGACCCCCCTGTATTATTATACAATCAATGTGACCCCCGTTATTATACAATCAATGTGAcccccctgtgttattatacaatCAATGTGCCCCCCTGCATTACTGTAC
The genomic region above belongs to Rhinoderma darwinii isolate aRhiDar2 chromosome 13, aRhiDar2.hap1, whole genome shotgun sequence and contains:
- the TTLL9 gene encoding putative tubulin polyglutamylase TTLL9 isoform X1; amino-acid sequence: MSRGKVTTIKNQYGYQRQKEREPRSCVRYKCGLINTISDVLRQRPGWTEVKDDGEWDFYWCDVGWLRENFDHIYMEEHVRICHFRNHYELTRKNFMVKNLKRFRKQLERESGRLEAAKCDFFPKTFELPAEYHLFVEEFRRNPGITWIMKPVARSQGKGIFLFRKLKDIIDWRKDVSRTDEERDEVPVENYVAQCYIENPYLIGGRKFDLRVYVLVASYIPLRAWLYRDGFARFSNTRFTLSSIDDQYIHLTNVAIQKTAPDYDPEKGCKWMIQQLRQYLTAKHGPAAVETLFQNMDNIFIKSLHSVQKIIINDKHCFELYGYDILLDEDLKPWLLEVNASPSLTASSQEDYDLKCRLLEDTLHVVDMEGRLTGKEKRIGGFDLMWNDGPVSRDDGQLDGVSNGTFMANTHLGYVNDRKKNLRQLMKTVSKKSSTAQ
- the TTLL9 gene encoding putative tubulin polyglutamylase TTLL9 isoform X2 — protein: MSRGKVTTIKNQYGYQRQKEREPRSCVRYKCGLINTISDVLRQRPGWTELTRKNFMVKNLKRFRKQLERESGRLEAAKCDFFPKTFELPAEYHLFVEEFRRNPGITWIMKPVARSQGKGIFLFRKLKDIIDWRKDVSRTDEERDEVPVENYVAQCYIENPYLIGGRKFDLRVYVLVASYIPLRAWLYRDGFARFSNTRFTLSSIDDQYIHLTNVAIQKTAPDYDPEKGCKWMIQQLRQYLTAKHGPAAVETLFQNMDNIFIKSLHSVQKIIINDKHCFELYGYDILLDEDLKPWLLEVNASPSLTASSQEDYDLKCRLLEDTLHVVDMEGRLTGKEKRIGGFDLMWNDGPVSRDDGQLDGVSNGTFMANTHLGYVNDRKKNLRQLMKTVSKKSSTAQ
- the TTLL9 gene encoding putative tubulin polyglutamylase TTLL9 isoform X3, with the protein product MEEHVRICHFRNHYELTRKNFMVKNLKRFRKQLERESGRLEAAKCDFFPKTFELPAEYHLFVEEFRRNPGITWIMKPVARSQGKGIFLFRKLKDIIDWRKDVSRTDEERDEVPVENYVAQCYIENPYLIGGRKFDLRVYVLVASYIPLRAWLYRDGFARFSNTRFTLSSIDDQYIHLTNVAIQKTAPDYDPEKGCKWMIQQLRQYLTAKHGPAAVETLFQNMDNIFIKSLHSVQKIIINDKHCFELYGYDILLDEDLKPWLLEVNASPSLTASSQEDYDLKCRLLEDTLHVVDMEGRLTGKEKRIGGFDLMWNDGPVSRDDGQLDGVSNGTFMANTHLGYVNDRKKNLRQLMKTVSKKSSTAQ
- the PDRG1 gene encoding p53 and DNA damage-regulated protein 1; this encodes MEKYEASETVLAYLQEVERKAEDVLVDRRQIVDLDIKRNQNREALRALSRDPSQPGPPVAVCFGNMFIKLPKDKIEKMIRRDQEQLDAEIKSLRSQLKVKVNQLYEAQGKPELKGFNLNPLDPDELKAIDKVLNG